The Nicotiana tabacum cultivar K326 chromosome 1, ASM71507v2, whole genome shotgun sequence genome segment gcatactattattttcagtcaattgtatataactttttaatacaaaaaatttaaaacacactacacatatatgtcatgcatcttgaatagcaatttcgatgggaaagaactactcatgcaacatacatatgcaatgccagattattcactccaataattaaaacagacccaactcagatggagagtatactgttaatttaagtcaagtgaaCATCATTTTTAATAGCTCTAGTTtcattgatccaacatgtatactcagatggagagtaagtacACGATATCAATTACTAGTATTTCACCTAGTGAGCTTCCAATAAATTTAgccgatatggaggaagacctaaagtcaacgcataaatttattactcacttgaaattaatagtggaagaccatagaaatatatttctatcaccacttaatcatgattgtattgtagttacaaaattgattcaaccCTTTAAGCTCAGATGGAGAGTTAATACTGGTTATCAATAACTAGTAACTATAGCCAgtgagttcataataaatttatccgatatggaggaagacctaatgtcaacgcataaatttattatctcactataaataaataaaatgaagaCCATAGGGGTTTATTCCCATCACCACTTTATCACAACCACGAATTTTTCTCTGAGGATTAAGTTCCATATTAAAAAAAATGCTCAATACCCATTTAAACAGtcttaaaatactaaaattaatatttcacaCTGTATAGTGGTGATTATTGTTGACTGGACTATTTCTGATAAATCTACCAAATttcatatcaatcaaaaattgcgaccaaatttggaaaattatcattttaagcatttttttaagaatttaaaatatgacctacatttttttatcatataccaattcatgtcaaatcaacatgtgttatcatgttccagattagacatataaaatgatagaaagaatgactTTTCGTATGTAAATCACATTTTAATCCGTCAAACCTCCAAACAACTCACCTAAACGATCCCAAATCGTCAAAATACGATGTGATTCACTGCATAACAGTGAGTTCTTCTTAAATGATTGTTTCCAATGATCCTAccgaatttcaggtcattcggagatcGTGAAATTCATGATCGCCAAAAACTAGACCAAAttcgaataaattattttttttggcgTAGTCAGGATTAAATCCATGTGATTTGCATTCttgctatatatcatatcaagttaaatcatcatgtttcagatttaacacaaatatagccgatatataaagaataatttttcatatttataacaaattcaatttaataaactgcttgaaaacccatctaaacgacctcaaaatgccAAAGAAACAACATGATTCACTGCATAGCAAGGAGTTTTTTTTTCACTAGATCGTTTTCGATGAACCCACCAAGTTTCAGGTTTATCGGAGTCCGTCAAATTCATGACCACTAGCCTGTAACCAAACTCGGAGAATAACCGTTTTAAGTAgtttcatgaattaaaataaatatgatattgatTTCCATTCTCCTTATAATTACACTATGAGCTGAAGGCATAtattattttcttcctatttctagGATATATAATATCTTGTTTTGCAATAaattatccttttattaaatacataAGAACCTGAGATATTATATTTTCTCCCGTTCAGTGAAAACCCCAATATCTCTTCTCATGGGTGGAGTTAGTTTCACTAGTACCCAAAGATAAATACTCTTTTTCTAGTTATGAACCTCCACCATTAATGTAGATTTCTCAAGGATAATTTTCACATGGTATATTAAACTATTtcaatgactcaaataaatagatcattttgtggatcctacttattaatcataatgctcaatccatgaatagatataatttcacatgtacaaatttactaagaatttttcatgagttcaaataaacaaaccacttcagtggtaactatttattactcataaaattctcaatttacaagtgaatatatatttagctcataaaattattttatggtaGACCATAGCTTAAAAGTCATACCAACATTATAAAACTCATACAACATACTGTTATATTTCACTTAATTAGAACCTCCAATCAGAGAACAAAATTCTTCATCGAAAATCCAAACTAGTAATCACGTAGGGCATGAAAATATAAActtaaatttgagaaattttttatGCACAAACATGCCAAACGCTCCAATCATTAGTCATCCAGGATATCAAAtagaaaattttactttcttacaaaataattatatcattacacaatatgaattataccttgtaagacctagtcaataaaatcttacacctctattattgaatttaatacaACAACACGTTTATTTGATAATAGTCAATGTGTAAACCTATTATATGACTAGTATTTAATTATGAGGACCATAGGGAGTCATCCTCAACACCATTGAATTAAAAAGgaattaaaattattaagaaataatttccaaaaaataaaaaacgtCCAAAACACAGTCCAAACGACCTCAAAACGCCGAAAAATACCATGATTCACTTTAGTGAGTTTTTCTCACCACGGCGTTTCCGATGGACCCGCCAAATTTCAGctcaatcggagtccgtcaagTTCGCTGACCTCCAAAAATTCCGGCTATTCGGTCAAAAACAGGTTTTGCGTTTTTCTAGGGTTTACCCCAAAAAATTCAGATAATCTcaatcaaatatcaataagaaaacatatatctcatgattataagaataatccataaattatgcacagttaattcacaaaacagcagtgcagtttttcagaaaaccacatatatatgtaattcaaaaaatgcacataaacaccatattcttgtttcatgaaaaacttagttatctaattagatgtgagtgagctctgataccaattgatggattattatatgcagcggaagcaatcccagtatcaaaatcacatgtaatttagacaactagcataaacgggatttcacgggttacctcttgaagcgtgaacatatctcttctaccacgtgagccttcagttccataacttctcaatggaatctccatcacccgcacaatcgtgatcctcgaacgttccacggtcttctactgtgttacccaaataatacccgaaaatagcaatttcgtgtgggcgaaatttctaggaaaacttggctgaaaATTTCAGCCACCATGTCCTCATccctctaggtggaaaaccttatgtatttatagcacaagttttaagggttaagacccttttccaaaacctgttaggttttcttttccaccagaaaaaggattcctttatttcctattatttaggcacagtagggaccacagaatttaattagCAAGGCtttcaattatggaattaatttgtaattttcgaaattaatatccaccataattaattacgaattattccactaaaaattcgtaattacactccttattcaatttcgaaattcatccattaaatcttatttaactccccatgttaagattcagatacgaatcaattaaattaaattactgacgatttaatttattgattatttcctttagactttcgcttaacttatttcatgtgtcggatacaaaatccaccggccgggtttacacatgaaaacttataagctttcataaaggtatatcatcaatctctaaaccgagacatggattccatcaactaactattacttcgccaatgtatattattattatccaatttaccaggcatattgacccacaaaagaatctcgccttttaataaatcaaaacaataataatatacacagctaataataattatatcaagattaagagtataagtacatttaatagctagagagtttattttattaagtcagtataaaatacttatctctacctggtccgttcaatacatacaaaatgtactagcacaagaagttggaattaaaccattcccataatcaagattaattatatttaatcttgtgctacaatcattcctgatggtttgtccaattccatcattagattgtgaactcaaactttatacttataagaaccgatgatttaatcttccgtgtataagctaaactctatacactaaatcatctactatataagcaaaggacacggactattatatgatctatttaaaactttattaaaactgaataaacaattatttcataataaatactatatctaaaccaaactcattgttaatagtatatatcccaacaactTCCATCTAAACAAAAAGATTAACAAGAAATCAGATAGCAACCAATATGTGGTAGTGCAGTGTACAGCGGATTTACTTATCAGAAGTCCATCAAAATTCAGTGTTCAACCATTTAGTGTAGTAGACACATGTTTGTGGGCATATAACTCCATTGGGTGAACATTGACTAATCCTAGGGCAAGCACCACATGGAATTGAAGCCATTGGCCCTATTGTTTTCGGACCAGTCCCTAAAGCAACTCCGCTTGCAGTTCGATAACAAACTAATCCAACAGGAATAGAATGATATTCTCCCAATTCAGTGCTCTTCACCTCTATAATAGCATTGTCTAGAACCATAGAGTTCAATATTTCCACGATTTGCTGACTTGTGCACTCAACAACTTTCCTTTTCTTCAAGAAGTTGTGGATTCCCTCCACCGTAGCAACTTTCAGCAACTCTATGACCTTGAGGCACGTGTCTCTAAGAACGGTGATGAATTCCTTATCAAGATTTCCCTCAGAGTACCATGAACCACCAGTCAGTTCCTCCGAACATTCAAACTCAACAGCCATGTAATGCTTCTTTCCCTTATTTTGGATATTCACAACTTGTTTTATCAACTTCTTTTTCACGAGTGCGGTCAGGGATTTATCCACAAGAGTTGGTGGGAGGTTTGCCTCCTTTTTCACCTCTGCCACCCAGATGCCcagattctttttatttttgaccaGACTGAGCACTACACGTTCAGCATCTGGAAGTCCCTGAGTAGGTGAATCCAAGTCTGGTCTTTTCCGCTTCATGGCGGCTGCTTCCCTTGATCGACTCATCTTTGTGAGCATAAAAAGAGCAAATAAAGAGATGAATTTTAGCTTGATTTTTATCACATTAAAGTAGCTTGGAGAAAACAACAATTCCAGTTCAGACTCATGTAGTAACTAGGAGTTAGAGCAAAATCAATTCTCTCTGAATAGTCAGTCATGCAACCAAGATCCTAAAACAACAAATGCATAAACACTCTACTCGCATTTCTTATTTCAACCAAAAATACATAGTAAGACGACTTTTTTTAATGACCGAGAAATCCGTTTGTGGTAGATGACCATCGTATCTCTTGGATATATCAGATATGGTTTAGATGTGTATCTTTTAAATATATTAGATAAGGATTTAGATTACATTGTAAATTCAAATTCCTATAAGTCATAGGTCAGttatgttgcggaagccaaatgtatatagtgtgaataagtcacaactattataccaaaaattatgacagccaccaaataataaataagacaataaagcaacaataaagggaacaccagaatttacgaggttcggctaattttgcctactcctcggacacaaccaatattttattccactccaaaaatacaagtgaaataatactaaagagagaagatacaaatgccttaaacagatgagaaggcaaatgagaggtgtgtttaaatcctaaacattaagccttcttttataggggaaaaattccccccaaacttaactcccaaccaatgtgggactttggcattttgtcaaacttcaacaaatctccaccttggaaaaattccacattttcaattctctctcaataacaaattttggttgtgtcttcatcttcaatcttcagtgttcaacaatgttgatcaaatccaaacaatgttgaaacttgatcgtaGTCACCACCTTAgttagcatatcagcaggattctccgtagtatgaattttcttcactgtgactcctccttcttctatgatttctcatacgaaatgataccgaacatcaatatgctttgtccttgcatgataaacttggttcttcgctaattgaatagcactttgactatcacaaaaaattgtgatacctttttgttcaacaccaagctcctttagcaatccttgaagccaaattgcctccttcacagcctctgtaatagccatgtactctgcctctgttgtagacaaagcaactgttgactgcaaagtggACTTCCAACTAACTAGTgcttttgcaaaagtaaacacataaccagtagttgatcttcgtttgtccagatcacccgcaaaatctgagtcacaatatccaactacagactgattgtcttcctgctcaaaaactaacccgacatctacagtattatgaatataccgtagaatccacttcacagcttgccaatgctccttccctggattgtgcatatatctgctaataactccaacagcttgtgaaatgtcaggccttgtgcaaaccattgcatacatcaagctaccaacaacatttgtgtatggtacctttgacatatactctcgttcagcttcatccattgtcGACATattagtacttagcttaaaatggggagcaagtggagtactaactggcttagtcttgtcatctatgccaaaacgttg includes the following:
- the LOC107809998 gene encoding uncharacterized protein LOC107809998, coding for MLTKMSRSREAAAMKRKRPDLDSPTQGLPDAERVVLSLVKNKKNLGIWVAEVKKEANLPPTLVDKSLTALVKKKLIKQVVNIQNKGKKHYMAVEFECSEELTGGSWYSEGNLDKEFITVLRDTCLKVIELLKVATVEGIHNFLKKRKVVECTSQQIVEILNSMVLDNAIIEVKSTELGEYHSIPVGLVCYRTASGVALGTGPKTIGPMASIPCGACPRISQCSPNGVICPQTCVYYTKWLNTEF